From Streptomyces sp. NBC_00690, a single genomic window includes:
- a CDS encoding MerR family transcriptional regulator, with amino-acid sequence MGKRGLRPVDLAREHGLSTQAVRNYEDEGILPPAERTAHGYRIYTRLHAQALRTFIALIPGHGHQQAAQILRELNDGDLDAALTLIDDTHGQLRQDRTTLAAVEAALVDLTSTDPPSDLPSGPTHGPEGTDSFIGPLARQLSVRPATLRAWERVGLVRPSRDRATGYRTYTASDVRDAHLVRQLRRGGYPLEHIAPLLEQVRNAGGVEALEVALHDWHKRLTRRRLALLTSAAELSAYVELAGPFPGSPPERAPDEEPNT; translated from the coding sequence ATGGGCAAGCGGGGACTGCGGCCGGTGGATCTGGCGCGCGAACACGGACTGTCCACCCAGGCGGTCCGGAACTACGAGGACGAAGGCATCCTGCCGCCAGCCGAACGCACCGCGCACGGCTATCGGATCTACACCCGACTGCATGCCCAGGCGCTGCGCACCTTCATCGCTCTCATCCCCGGCCACGGCCATCAGCAGGCCGCCCAGATCCTGCGGGAACTCAACGACGGCGACCTCGATGCGGCCCTCACCCTGATCGACGACACCCACGGCCAACTCCGCCAGGACCGTACGACGCTCGCCGCGGTCGAAGCCGCCCTGGTCGATCTGACCTCGACCGATCCCCCTTCCGATCTCCCTTCCGGTCCCACGCACGGCCCCGAGGGCACGGACAGCTTCATCGGTCCGCTCGCCCGGCAGTTGAGCGTCCGGCCGGCGACCCTGCGCGCCTGGGAGCGGGTCGGGCTGGTCCGCCCGAGCCGGGACCGGGCCACCGGCTACCGCACCTACACGGCGTCCGATGTGCGCGATGCCCACCTCGTACGGCAACTGCGTCGCGGAGGCTATCCGCTGGAGCACATCGCACCCCTGCTGGAGCAGGTGCGCAACGCCGGTGGTGTGGAAGCCCTGGAGGTCGCCCTCCACGACTGGCACAAGCGGCTCACCCGGCGTCGGCTGGCGCTGCTCACCTCCGCGGCGGAACTCTCCGCCTATGTCGAACTCGCGGGGCCGTTCCCGGGCTCACCGCCCGAGCGGGCACCCGACGAGGAACCGAACACCTGA
- a CDS encoding restriction endonuclease produces MSRRSSGLIGAWAEAQRRQQREAEAHYRATIRAQREQERQQRVYQRDMARMHREQQAAYKQRREADARARTAELEARVAELTGLLATGCRGEAFRTAMLTRQEEIEPFSPGQLVHPVPMPDPNNYRAQGGWTASRRAAAEQEAQTRYRHDLGLAQAAESERVRQLAEYRSQYDAWARARRTEIQHHNDGIAGMVNALRAGDPETVVEYFSAALYASTTWPEGLPRQVMAAFDRAARQLVLNWELPGFDVVPEAKSVRYVVSSDQEKESPRPVGQRRALYRDVVAQCVLLALRDLFAADEFGVLDSVALNGFVDDVDPATGQRKDIVLSTVSVSRGDFGRLNLGQVGAVECLEGMRGQLSAKPDQRVAVRPGRVPEDVGGGVVSHGGDEDPDLLEMDPVGFEGLVAELFRARGMQAVTTQRSNDGGVDVEAYDPDPISGGRIIVQVKRYRNTVPPSAVRDLYGTVQGSGANKGVLVTTSGFGPGSYTFANGKPLTLVTGEELVDLLGRHGLRGRLGTGTVPPQRTAPPAAQEEEANLLGMTWAGSVALDVCALVCRGSRVLSDDHFVFFNNERTPDGSVRSVAATATGDKAALRVAFDDLPAQADRLVIAAAVDPEVNPRADLAGFTRAGIVLRDVAGQELDRLTVSDGRPGETALVLGSFRRRAGGDWEFVVGGKGYPGGLEALVQDHGIDVA; encoded by the coding sequence ATGAGTCGTCGCTCTAGCGGGTTGATCGGAGCCTGGGCAGAGGCGCAGAGGCGGCAGCAGCGGGAAGCGGAGGCCCACTACCGCGCCACGATTCGGGCACAGCGCGAGCAGGAGCGCCAACAGCGGGTCTACCAACGGGATATGGCCCGGATGCACCGGGAGCAGCAGGCCGCCTACAAGCAGCGGCGGGAGGCGGATGCGAGGGCGCGGACGGCCGAGTTGGAGGCGCGGGTCGCGGAGCTGACCGGTCTGCTGGCCACCGGATGCCGTGGGGAGGCGTTCCGTACCGCGATGCTGACGCGCCAGGAGGAGATCGAGCCCTTCTCACCGGGGCAGTTGGTGCATCCCGTGCCGATGCCGGATCCCAACAACTACCGTGCGCAGGGCGGCTGGACGGCGTCCCGACGGGCCGCGGCCGAGCAGGAGGCGCAGACGCGCTACCGGCACGATCTGGGGTTGGCCCAGGCCGCGGAGTCCGAGCGGGTACGGCAGTTGGCGGAGTACCGGAGCCAGTACGACGCCTGGGCGCGGGCCCGCCGCACGGAGATCCAGCACCACAACGACGGTATCGCCGGAATGGTGAACGCGCTCCGCGCCGGGGACCCGGAGACGGTGGTGGAGTACTTCTCGGCCGCGCTGTACGCGTCGACGACCTGGCCCGAGGGGTTGCCGCGGCAGGTGATGGCGGCCTTCGACCGGGCGGCCCGGCAGTTGGTCCTCAACTGGGAGCTGCCCGGCTTCGATGTGGTGCCCGAGGCCAAGTCGGTTCGCTATGTGGTCTCCTCGGACCAGGAGAAGGAGAGCCCCCGGCCGGTGGGACAGCGCAGGGCGCTCTACCGGGACGTGGTCGCGCAGTGTGTGCTGCTGGCCCTTCGGGACCTCTTCGCGGCGGACGAGTTCGGGGTGTTGGACTCGGTGGCGCTCAACGGGTTCGTCGATGACGTGGACCCGGCGACCGGGCAGCGCAAGGACATCGTGCTGAGCACGGTGTCGGTGTCACGTGGTGACTTCGGTCGGCTGAACCTGGGGCAGGTGGGTGCGGTCGAGTGTCTGGAGGGGATGCGGGGGCAACTGTCCGCCAAGCCCGACCAGCGGGTGGCGGTACGGCCGGGGCGGGTGCCCGAAGACGTCGGCGGCGGGGTCGTGTCCCATGGCGGCGACGAGGACCCGGACCTCTTGGAGATGGACCCGGTGGGCTTCGAAGGGCTGGTCGCCGAGTTGTTCCGGGCCCGCGGCATGCAGGCCGTCACCACCCAGCGGTCCAACGACGGCGGTGTCGACGTGGAGGCGTACGATCCGGACCCGATCAGCGGCGGTCGGATCATCGTGCAGGTCAAGCGGTACCGCAACACCGTGCCGCCCAGTGCCGTGCGGGACCTCTACGGGACGGTGCAGGGTTCGGGCGCCAACAAGGGCGTGCTGGTGACCACGTCCGGGTTCGGGCCGGGCTCGTACACCTTCGCCAACGGCAAGCCGTTGACCCTGGTGACCGGGGAGGAGTTGGTGGACCTCCTGGGTCGGCACGGCCTGCGCGGACGGCTCGGTACGGGAACGGTGCCGCCGCAGCGGACGGCTCCGCCTGCGGCGCAGGAGGAGGAAGCCAATCTGCTGGGGATGACCTGGGCAGGCTCGGTGGCGCTGGACGTGTGTGCGCTGGTGTGTCGCGGTAGCCGGGTGTTGAGCGACGACCACTTCGTCTTCTTCAACAACGAGCGGACTCCGGACGGTTCCGTTCGGTCGGTGGCGGCGACCGCGACCGGCGACAAGGCGGCCCTCCGGGTGGCGTTCGACGATCTGCCGGCGCAGGCCGACCGGCTGGTGATCGCGGCGGCCGTGGACCCCGAGGTGAATCCGAGGGCCGACCTTGCGGGATTCACCCGGGCGGGGATCGTGCTGCGGGATGTGGCGGGCCAGGAGTTGGACCGGCTGACGGTGTCGGACGGACGACCGGGAGAGACCGCGTTGGTCCTCGGTTCGTTCCGTCGGCGTGCGGGCGGCGACTGGGAGTTCGTGGTGGGCGGCAAGGGCTATCCGGGCGGCCTGGAGGCACTCGTACAGGACCACGGCATCGACGTGGCCTAG
- a CDS encoding NAD(P)H-binding protein encodes MILVTGANGALGALVAGQLAGRCDTVLGTRDPARTATALPVRRIDFDDEDSLAWGFAGVDVLLMISAGFGEDDTVLARHGAAIDAAEKAGVGQVVYTSLTAAGDHLPYALPHRWTERRLRESGMDWTVLRNGLYAELLGALATPSPDGRITAPLGTGALAAVARADLAEAAAKVVVNATAHVGKTYELVGERAVSGAQLAAAHGPHISYAPTTLAEARAVIAASAVEPFQVPMLVGTYSAIAAGMLADTGGDLRELLGRAPICPLSAAVAA; translated from the coding sequence ATGATCTTGGTCACTGGTGCCAACGGAGCTCTGGGCGCCCTCGTGGCGGGGCAGTTGGCGGGCCGGTGTGACACGGTACTCGGCACCCGCGATCCCGCCCGGACCGCGACCGCCCTCCCGGTCCGCCGTATCGACTTCGACGACGAAGACTCCCTGGCCTGGGGCTTCGCCGGGGTGGACGTCCTGCTGATGATCTCGGCCGGCTTCGGCGAGGACGACACCGTCCTGGCCCGCCACGGCGCCGCGATCGACGCCGCCGAGAAGGCAGGCGTGGGACAGGTGGTCTATACGAGTCTGACGGCCGCGGGCGACCACCTTCCGTATGCGCTGCCCCACCGCTGGACCGAACGCCGGCTGCGGGAGAGCGGCATGGACTGGACCGTCCTGCGCAACGGTCTGTACGCCGAACTGCTGGGCGCCCTCGCGACACCGTCCCCGGACGGACGGATCACCGCTCCGCTCGGTACGGGAGCACTGGCCGCCGTCGCCCGGGCCGACCTCGCCGAAGCGGCGGCCAAGGTGGTGGTGAACGCAACGGCACACGTGGGAAAGACGTATGAACTCGTCGGTGAACGTGCTGTGAGCGGTGCCCAACTGGCCGCTGCCCACGGCCCGCACATCAGCTACGCGCCGACGACACTCGCTGAGGCCCGGGCGGTCATCGCCGCATCCGCCGTCGAACCGTTCCAGGTGCCGATGCTCGTGGGCACCTACTCGGCCATCGCCGCCGGAATGCTCGCGGACACCGGCGGCGATCTACGGGAGCTGCTGGGGCGGGCGCCGATCTGCCCGCTGTCCGCCGCGGTCGCCGCGTAG
- a CDS encoding winged helix-turn-helix transcriptional regulator — protein MSVGHTEVTGEPVVSCGDEHEDCGIRDVLDRIGDKWSVLAVVELAQGVRRFRQLQRAVPGISQRMLTLTLRRLERDGLVARTVYPTVPAQVEYELTATGHSLTHLVKALADWSAQHRDSIALSRREWDAQHPESTIR, from the coding sequence ATGTCAGTGGGGCACACGGAGGTAACCGGCGAACCGGTGGTCAGCTGCGGCGACGAGCACGAGGACTGCGGAATCCGCGATGTCCTCGACCGCATCGGGGACAAGTGGTCGGTCCTCGCCGTGGTGGAACTGGCCCAGGGCGTACGCCGATTCCGACAGCTCCAACGTGCCGTACCCGGCATCTCCCAACGGATGCTGACCCTCACCCTGCGGCGGTTGGAACGGGACGGATTGGTGGCCCGCACGGTGTATCCGACGGTTCCCGCGCAGGTGGAGTACGAGCTCACCGCGACCGGTCACAGCCTCACCCATCTGGTGAAGGCCCTCGCGGACTGGTCTGCGCAGCACCGGGACTCCATCGCGCTCTCACGTCGGGAGTGGGACGCGCAGCACCCCGAATCCACCATTCGATAG